From Oryza brachyantha chromosome 9, ObraRS2, whole genome shotgun sequence, a single genomic window includes:
- the LOC102699711 gene encoding uncharacterized protein LOC102699711, which translates to MPTDHHHHPEAPATKTHGGGGGGGKVHKLLKSAFKRGVDHHHGGGGGGGGDHEGDLLSRSASESSSTSAASSSRAASSSSGRRGGGGKRGDDACSSVDGDCGDLDGSKNAKVLAALRDAKIRYAYESFPWEKKMKELLPVPAASCFLSLLLLPKSADGSHTRYNSLEDTLARADAWLASAQAAGVPVAFMNVQTEALLTKISGEMALSTVNMGSLSDLANMANASLYGFEDYHGVDIGVVRAVRLWYTPAAGEAALEIKLLPGDTRLGFAISRTEEGFIYVSSVAEESTPGVASTRSGLLELHRAARRASRLLVVSRVGGEKVLPWMVSTAGDVKCFDTVSLSQKLSLHRHALRPITLHFLMWDSALAVKDVAKPPPPPMLMLPSPPSPTPSEAEGDVPAYGGDGEEAAGGGKGGKDSSFRFQNIDLLPDSWL; encoded by the exons atgccgaccgaccaccaccaccacccggaggcgccggcgacgaagacccacggcggcgggggcggcggtgggaaGGTGCACAAGCTGCTCAAGTCGGCGTTCAAGCGCGGGGTTGaccaccaccacggcggcggcggcggcggaggcggagaccATGAGGGGGACCTGCTCAGCCGGTCGGCGTCGGAGTCGTCTTctacgtcggcggcgagcagcagccgggcggcgtcgtcgtcgtcgggcaggcggggtggcggcgggaAGAGGGGAGACGACGCCTGCTCCTCCGTCGACGGCGATTGCGGCGACCTCGACG GATCGAAGAACGCCAAGGTGCTGGCGGCGCTGCGCGACGCGAAGATCAGGTACGCGTATGAGTCGTTCCCgtgggagaagaagatgaaggagctgctgccggtgccggcggcgagctgcttcctgtcgctgctgctgctgcccaaGTCGGCCGACGGCTCGCACACCCGCTACAACTCGCTGGAGGACACCCTCGCCCGCGCCGACGCGTGGCTGGCGTCGGCGCAGGCCGCCGGCGTGCCGGTCGCCTTCATGAACGTCCAGACGGAGGCGCTGCTCACCAAGATCTCCGGCGAGATGGCGCTGTCGACGGTGAACATGGGGTCGCTGTCCGACCTGGCCAACATGGCGAACGCGAGCCTGTACGGGTTCGAGGACTACCACGGCGTGGACATCGGCGTGGTCCGCGCGGTGCGGCTGTGGTacacgccggcggccggcgaggcggcgctggagaTCAAGCTGCTGCCGGGGGACACGCGGCTGGGGTTCGCCATCAGCCGCACCGAGGAAGGGTTCATCTACGTGTCgtcggtggcggaggagaGCACGCCGGGGGTGGCGTCGACGcgctccggcctcctcgagctgcaccgcgccgcgcgcagGGCGTCGCGGCTGCTGGTGGTGtcccgcgtcggcggcgagaagGTGCTCCCGTGGATGGTgtccaccgccggcgacgtcaAGTGCTTCGACACGGTGTCGCTCAGCCAGAAGCTGTCGCTGCACCGCCACGCGCTCCGCCCCATCACGCTCCACTTCCTCATGTGGGAcagcgccctcgccgtcaAGGACGtcgccaagccgccgccgccgcccatgctCATgctgccctcgccgccgtcgccgacgccgtccgAGGCGGAAGGAGACGTGCCCGCgtacggtggcgacggcgaggaggccgccggcggcggcaagggtGGCAAGGACTCGTCCTTCAGGTTCCAGAACATCGACCTCCTCCCGGACAGCTGGttgtga